From a region of the Cucumis sativus cultivar 9930 chromosome 6, Cucumber_9930_V3, whole genome shotgun sequence genome:
- the LOC101216990 gene encoding 40S ribosomal protein S8: protein MGISRDSMHKRRATGGKKKAWRKKRKYELGRQPANTKLSSDKSIRRIRVRGGNVKWRAFRLDTGNYSWGSEAVSRKTRILDVVYNASNNELVRTQTLVKSAVVQVDAAPFKQWYLQHYGVDIGRKKKTAASAKKDEEGDAAAAAAEEVKKSNHVQRKLEKRQEGRKLDPHIEEQFSSGRLMACISSRPGQCGRADGYILEGKELEFYMKKLQRKKGKGAGAA from the exons ATGG GTATCTCTCGAGATTCTATGCACAAGAGGCGTGCAACTGGAGGGAAGAAGAAGGcttggaggaagaagagaaa gTATGAGCTTGGAAGGCAACCTGCCAACACTAAGTTATCAAGTGACAAGTCAATCAGGAGGATTCGAGTTCGTGGGGGTAATGTTAAGTGGCGAGCTTTTAGACTCGACACTGGAAACTACTCGTGGGGTAGTGAGGCTGTGTCTAGGAAAACCCGTATTCTAGATGTGGTGTACAATGCATCCAACAATGAACTTGTTCGTACTCAAACTTTGGTGAAGAGTGCCGTTGTTCAGGTTGATGCTGCGCCATTCAAGCAATGGTATCTTCAGCACTATGGAGTGGATAttggaaggaagaagaagactgCAGCATCTGCTAAGAAGGACGAG GAAGGTgatgctgctgctgctgctgctgagGAGGTGAAGAAGAGTAATCATGTTCAGCGCAAACTGGAGAAACGTCAAGAGGGTCGTAAGCTTGACCCACATATTGAAGAGCAATTCAGCAGCGGTCGTTTGATGGCTTGCATTTCATCAAGACCCGGTCAATGTGGTCGTGCTGATGG ATATATCTTGGAGGGCAAAGAACTTGAGTTCTACATGAAGAAGCTCCagagaaagaagggaaaagGTGCTGGTGCTGCTTAA